Proteins from one Spirochaetota bacterium genomic window:
- the tgt gene encoding tRNA guanosine(34) transglycosylase Tgt, producing MHFEIIKKDRDTQARIAIIHTHHGAVHTPVFMPVATRGAIRALTIRDIEEIGFEIILSNTYHLYIRPGIELLNEVGGLHNFMNYHKPILTDSGGFQVFSLADLRKVHDNGVEFKSHIDGSKHFFSPQKVLDIQRIIGSDIMMVLDECVEYPSTHHAAQKAVDRTLHWASISFNYWKSSFDTNRQALFAIVQGSTFPDLRKFCIEALLEFNFSGYAIGGLSVGEPKSEYAEITALTVPFLPWDKPRYMMGVGSPLEILEAIKHGVDMFDCVMPTRIARNGALFTSQGRVNIKSGIYAQDFGPLDENCQCYVCRTFTRAYLRHIYKMNEIAALIYNTYHNLYFMKQFIEGIQKSIAEDRFLEEYKRWERIYSNNKE from the coding sequence ATGCATTTTGAGATTATTAAAAAAGATCGTGATACACAGGCACGCATAGCTATTATCCACACTCACCATGGTGCTGTGCACACTCCCGTCTTTATGCCTGTTGCCACGCGGGGTGCTATCCGCGCATTAACAATCCGTGATATTGAAGAAATTGGATTTGAAATAATTCTGTCCAATACATACCACTTGTATATTCGTCCCGGTATTGAACTACTCAATGAGGTGGGCGGTCTTCATAATTTTATGAACTATCACAAACCCATATTAACCGATTCAGGTGGGTTTCAGGTGTTTTCATTGGCAGATTTACGCAAGGTACATGATAATGGTGTGGAGTTTAAATCACATATTGATGGTTCCAAACATTTTTTCAGCCCCCAGAAGGTTCTGGATATACAGAGGATTATTGGTTCGGATATTATGATGGTTTTAGATGAATGTGTTGAATACCCTTCAACACACCATGCTGCACAAAAGGCAGTTGACAGGACGCTGCACTGGGCATCAATTTCATTTAACTACTGGAAAAGTTCGTTTGATACAAACAGGCAGGCACTCTTTGCTATAGTTCAGGGCAGCACCTTCCCTGATTTACGGAAATTTTGTATTGAAGCTCTACTGGAGTTTAATTTCTCAGGCTATGCTATTGGTGGACTATCCGTGGGTGAGCCAAAAAGTGAATATGCAGAAATAACAGCTCTTACCGTACCCTTTTTGCCATGGGACAAACCCCGCTACATGATGGGTGTAGGCAGCCCTTTAGAAATCCTTGAAGCCATTAAACATGGTGTGGACATGTTTGACTGCGTAATGCCAACCCGGATTGCCCGTAATGGGGCACTCTTTACATCACAAGGGCGGGTTAACATCAAGTCGGGTATATATGCACAGGATTTTGGTCCACTTGATGAAAATTGCCAGTGTTATGTATGCCGTACATTTACCAGAGCCTATCTGCGTCATATTTATAAAATGAATGAGATAGCAGCCCTTATTTACAATACCTACCATAATTTATATTTTATGAAGCAATTTATTGAAGGCATACAAAAAAGCATAGCAGAAGATAGATTTCTTGAAGAATATAAAAGATGGGAAAGGATTTACAGTAATAATAAAGAATAA
- a CDS encoding 3-hydroxyacyl-CoA dehydrogenase, translating to MDADTIKTILIIGSGTMGQQIGFLCALHGYTVHMYDVKEDALQRARERIVKLSEWFEKHNVKNASGGLPLMHYFTDASKAAYNVDFVSESVPEDPALKAKIFSDFNALCPQHAIFTTNTSSLVPSQIAKETGRPDRFLAFHFHDVRTTKIVDVMPHPNTSKEALEVTIAFAKKLGQIPIVLKKENHGYVFNTMLMTLISSALTLAANEVASIYDIDRSFMGVMGTPIGPFGIMDSIGLDTVYKVTKYWADLLNDKQGQKNAAFLQGYIDKGFLGTKTGRGFYTYPHPDFSKPEFLQP from the coding sequence ATGGATGCTGACACCATTAAAACCATTTTAATTATTGGCTCCGGGACTATGGGCCAGCAGATAGGTTTTTTATGCGCTCTGCATGGTTATACAGTACATATGTATGATGTAAAGGAAGATGCTCTCCAACGTGCCCGGGAAAGAATTGTGAAGCTATCCGAATGGTTTGAAAAACATAATGTAAAAAATGCTTCTGGCGGATTGCCATTGATGCATTATTTTACTGATGCTTCAAAAGCAGCTTATAATGTTGATTTTGTAAGCGAATCAGTTCCTGAAGACCCAGCATTAAAAGCAAAAATATTCAGTGATTTTAACGCTCTATGCCCGCAGCACGCTATATTTACAACCAACACTTCGTCGCTGGTGCCATCTCAAATTGCAAAAGAAACCGGCAGGCCTGATAGATTTTTAGCATTCCATTTTCACGATGTCAGAACAACAAAGATTGTTGATGTCATGCCACATCCAAACACGAGCAAAGAAGCTTTAGAGGTAACTATCGCTTTTGCAAAAAAATTAGGACAGATCCCCATTGTGTTAAAAAAAGAAAACCACGGGTATGTCTTCAATACTATGCTTATGACGTTAATAAGCTCTGCTCTGACACTGGCAGCCAATGAGGTAGCCTCAATCTATGATATTGATAGAAGTTTTATGGGTGTTATGGGCACACCTATTGGTCCTTTTGGCATAATGGACAGTATTGGGCTTGATACAGTATACAAAGTAACAAAATACTGGGCAGATTTGTTAAATGATAAACAGGGTCAAAAGAATGCTGCATTTTTACAGGGTTATATTGACAAAGGTTTTCTGGGAACAAAAACTGGCCGGGGATTTTATACCTATCCCCATCCCGACTTTTCAAAACCGGAATTTTTGCAACCATAA